DNA sequence from the Cupriavidus sp. WKF15 genome:
TCGATCAGTTTCGCGGTGCGGAAGTCGCTCTTGGGCAACGGCACCTGCGCCGCGGCGGCGGCCTGCTTGTAGACGTCGATGCGGTTGACCTGTTTCGCCACCGCGAGGTAGTCGGGGTGCGTCTTGAGCAGCCCCCAGCGCTTGTGCTGCGTCAGGAACCACATGCCATCCGACAGGAACGGGAAGTTGGCCGAGCCGTCCTGGTAGAACTTCATCGAGTCGGGGTCATCCCAGGTCTTCCCCAGGCCGTTGCTGTAGCGGCCGAGCATGCGGTCCAGGATGATGTCCATGTCGGTGTTGACATAGGACTTGGCGGCAATGGTCTCGGCGGTCTTGCGGCGGTTCGAAGCCGATGCGTCGATGAACTTGGAGGCGTCAAGGATCGCCGCCACCATCGCGCGCGCCGTGTTCGGGTACTTCTGCACGAATTCTGCGGTGGTGCCGAGCGTCTTCTCGGGGTGGTCCTTCCAGATCGCCTGCGTGGTTTCCACCGTGAAGCCGATCTTGTCGGCGATGGCGCGCGCACCCCACGGCTCGCCCACGCAGAAGCCGTCCATATTGCCCACGCGCATATTGGCCACCATCTGCGGCGGCGGCACGGTGATCGCCTTGGCGTCCTGCATCGGATTGATGCCGTTGGCGGCCAGCCAGTAGTAGAGCCACATGGCATGCGTGCCGGTCGGGAAGGTCTGGGCGAAGGTGTAGTCGCGCTTTTCCTTGCTCATCAGCGCCTTCAGGCTGGCGCCGTCCTTCGCACCTTTCTCGGCCAGCTTGGACGACAGCGTGATGGCCTGCCCGTTGTGGTTCAGGTTCATCAGGACCGCCATGTCCTTCTTCGGGCCGCCGATGCCGAGCTGCACGCCATAGATCAGACCGTACAGCACGTGGGCAGCGTCGAGTTCGCCATTGACCAGCTTGTCGCGTACGCCGGCCCAGGAAGCCTCCTTGGTCGGCGTGATCTTGATGCCGTACTTCTTGTCCAGCCCCAGCGTGGCAGCCATTACCACCGAAGCGCAATCGGTCAGCGGAATGAAGCCGATCCGTACCTCCGGCTTCTCGGGCGCGTCCGAGCCTGCCGCCCAGGCGCCGGAGCGCACCAGCGGATCGACCAGCGTCATCACGCTGGCCCCGGCAATGGTGGCCAGTGCGCGGCGGCGTCCGCTGCTGGCTGGGGCCGTATCGGCGGTGGCGAGGTTGGCATCGACCGCAGCGGGCAGAGGCTTGGCGTTCCTGAGGCGAGAGGGCATTGCTGGGCTCCAAGAAGAAAAGGCGTCCCGATCCGCAGCCCGCGTTCGCCAGAAGACGGGGTGCAGCTCAGGACGCCGTTGTCCGGGGCGTAGCGCGGCCCGCGTTGGCCGTGCCCGCCTGAATTGTGATCGGCCCTCGTTGGCCGATGTGCGAATAACGCAATCGCTATGCCAGGCGCTTGCGAGGCCTGGAAAGTCCGCCCAGCGGCCGAATCCGCGAATAAAAGTGGGGTTTGGGACGAGTCATGCCCCGCCGGCCACGCAAGCCGGGCCGGGCGGGAGCGCCATGGTTGAGGACCGGCGCCAGTTTTGTGCATTGCACCAGCCGCGTGCCGCGGCCGCACCGCGCGCGGATGCTCAGCCCATCACGTCGATCACGCGCTGGGCTGCGTCCACGAGCTTCAGTCCACGTTCCATGGCCATGCTGCGCAGGCGCTTGTAGGCTTCGTCCTCGCTGATGCCGCGCGCCTGCATCAGCAGCCCCTTGGCGCGTTCGACCACCTTGCGCTCGACGAGCTTGAGGCGCGTGGCGTCGAGCTCGGCGCGCAACTGCTGGTCGAGCTCGAAGCGGGCGTAGGCAACGTCCAGCACGGTCTTGACACGTTCGGCGCGCAGGCCATCGACGATATAGGCCGTGATGCCGGCCGACAGCGCGGCCTTGATGCGCTGCGCGTCGTCGTTGTCGGTGAACAGCACGATCGGGCGCGGCGCGTGCTGCGTGGACACGCACACGTGCTCCACGGTGTCGCGCGCGGCGGACTCGGAAGCGATGATGATCAGGTCCGGCTGGCTCGCCGCGATGACGTCGGGCAGGCGCAGGTCGGCATCCACGGTCTGGATGTCGGTGAAGCCGGTGCTGATCAGCCCGCCGCGGATGGTCTCGACGTTGAGCGGGTCGGCATCATGCGGATCGCGCACCAGCAGGATGCGCAGCGTGCGGGTGCCCGCTGCGGAGCCCCGCGGGGGCTGGCTGGACTGGCTTGGCGAGGGGGGCGGATGGCGGCGAGTCATGGCTATCGTGGGTTGCCTCGCGTGATGCAAGATTCGCGCCGGGTATGCGTTCCGGCACGACCGCTGGCACATTGCGGGCTTACCCGCATTCACTGTATGCCGCCGTACGCAGGCCGGCGGGCAGGTGTATGCTGTTGCCCTGCTGCGCCCGGGGGTGTCTGCTGGCGACGCCGCTCATCCGCGCGCAGGAATATCAGAACAAGTCTGGAGAGATGCATGACCGAATTCGTTTTTGCCCCGCCGGCACCCGTTGGCGTGCCCGTGCGCGGCAGCAACGCAAGCTTCCCCGTGCGCCGCGTGTACTGCGTGGGCCGCAACTATGCCGCCCACGCCCGCGAAATGGGCTCGGACCCGGACCGCGAGCCGCCGTTCTTCTTCTGCAAGCCGTCGGACGCAGTCAGCTACGTAGCGGATGGCACCGAGGGCACCTTCCCGTACCCGCCGGGCACCAGCAACGTCCACTATGAAGTGGAAATGGTCGTGGCGATCGGCAAGGGCGGCAAGGACATCCCGGTGGAACAGGCCGCCAGCCATGTGTTCGGCTACGCCGTGGGCCTGGATATGACGCGCCGCGACCTGCAGAACGAATCGAAGAAGACCGGCCGCCCCTGGGAGACCGGCAAGGCATTCGACCACTCGGCGCCGATCGGCCCGATCGTGCCGGTATCGGCCGTCGGCCATCCCGAAAAGGGCGAAGTCACGCTGTCCGTCAACGGCGTGGAAAAGCAGCGCGGCGACCTGGCCGACCTGATCTGGTCGGTGCCGGAAATGGTGTCGTACCTGTCGAAGCTGTTCGAGCTGCAGCCCGGCGACGTCATCTTCAGCGGCACGCCCGAGGGCGTGGGCCCGGTGGTCAAGGGCGATGTCATGCAGTGCCACGTCGGCGGCGTGGGCGACCTGACCATCAAGGTGGTCTGAGCCGATGAAGCTCTACAGTTACTTCCGCAGCTCGGCGTCCTACCGCGTGCGCATTGCGCTGGAGCTCAAGGGCCTGCCGTATGACTACGTGCCGGTGCACCTGCTCAAGGACGGCGGCCAGCAACTGCTGCCCGAGTTCCGCGCGGTGAACCCGGACGGGCTGGTGCCTGCGCTGGTGCTGGACGACGGCCAGGTGCTGCAGCAGTCCGTAGCCATGATCGAGTACCTGGACGAGGTCCATCCCGAGCCGAAGCTGCTGCCCGGCAATGCCCTGGATCGCGCCTACGTGCGCGGCCTGGCGCTGGAGGTTGCCTGCGAGATCCATCCGCTGAACAACCTGCGCGTGCTGAAGTACATCAAGCGCACGCTGGGCGTCGCCGACGAGGCCAAGGACGCGTGGTACCGGCACTGGATCGAACTGGGCTTTGCCTCGGTCGAGGCCAACCTGGAACGCCAGGGCAAGGCCGGCCGCTTCTGCTTCGGCGACACGCCGACGCTCGCCGACCTCTGCCTGGTGCCGCAGGTCTTCAATGCGCAGCGCTTCAATATCGACGTGAGCCGCTACCCGACCATCGCGCGGATCCAGCAAGCGTGCATGGAACTGCCGGCGTTCCAGAAGGCGCAGCCGAAGGAGCAGCCGGACGCGGAGTGATGCGCCGGCTCCGCCATGAAAAACGCCCCGGTCTTGCCGGGGCGTTCTGTTATTGGGGGCGACGCAATCAGCCGAGCAGCGCGTCGGCGAATTCTTCGGCCTTGAACGGCTGCAGGTCTTCCACCTTCTCGCCGACACCGATGAAGTAGACCGGGACCGGGCGCTGGCGTGCAATCGCCGCCAGGATGCCGCCCTTGGCCGTACCGTCGAGCTTGGTCACGATCAGGCCGGTCAGCCCGAGCGCGTCGTCGAACGCGCGCGTCTGCGCCAGCGCGTTCTGGCCGGTGTTGGCATCGATCACCAGCAGGACCTCGTGCGGGGCCGTGGGCATGGCCTTGCTGATCACGCGCTTGACCTTCTTGAGTTCTTCCATCAGGTGCAGCTGCGTGGGCAGGCGTCCGGCGGTGTCGGCCATCACGATGTCGATCCCGCGCGCGCGCGCCGCATTGACCGCGTCGAAGATCACCGCGGCCGGGTCGCCGCTTTCCTGCGCCACCACGGTCACGTTGTTGCGCTCGCCCCAGATGGTGAGCTGCTCGCGCGCGGCGGCGCGGAAGGTATCGCCGGCGGCCAGCAGCACGGACTGGCCGTAGTGCTGGAAGTGCTTGCACAGCTTGCCGATGCTTGTGGTCTTGCCGGCGCCATTGACGCCCGCGATCATCATCACCAGCGGCTGCTCGCGGCCCAGCGCCATGGTCTTTTCCAGCGGGCGCAGCAGCTGGATCAGCAGGTCGCGCAGCGCGGCCTTGACGCCCTCGGCCGTTTCGATGCGCTCGTTGCGTACGCGCTTGCGCAGTTCGCCGAGCAGGTATTCGGTCGCTTCCACGCCGGCGTCGGCCATCAACAGGGCGGTTTCCAGCTCCTCGAACAGGGCTTCGTCGACCTTCATGCCGACAAACAGCGTGCTGATGTTGCGGCTGGTCTTGGACAGGCCGGTGCGCAGGCGCTGCATCCAGCCGCGGCGCGCTTCAGCCGTTTGCGCCGGCGCCGGGGTCAGCTCCAGGTCCTCGAGCGCGGCCGGGGCAGCAGTCACGACCGCTGCGGGAGCCGGGGCCAGGGACTGGGCCGGATCGGCTTTGGGGGAGGGTGCCGGGGTGGGAGCCGGGGTGGGAGCCGGGGCAGCAGCGGGCGGTTCTGCCGGCGCAGGAGCGGGCTCGGCCTTGCGCTTCTTCCAGAAACTAAACATTGGGGAAAGGGGTCAATACCCCGTCAGGATCGGCCGCCGTCCGGCGGCGTCGTTAATCATCAAGGTCTTACGCAATCTTCCGGCACGCCACCAGCCTCTCGTTGTGGTGCGCGCCTGCTATTGCGTATAGTTCGTAACACAGCGGATTCATGGATACATGAATCGATCGGCAAAATTCTAGCAGACGGGGTTGCATGGACCATTGCACAGTCGTGACCGGAACGGGCGGCGCCCGCCCTGAACCCTTCGCCACCCATGCCGGGGGCCGGGCGTCCCTGCTACGCCTGGCCAGACGGGCATTGCCCGTCTTGTTGCTGGCCGCAATGCCATGGTCGGCCAGCGCCGAGGCCGAGCGCACGGTCGCTTCGCCGATGCCGTCCGGGCAGACTGCCCCGGTCGGCGCTACGGCCCAGGGCACCACGGAATACCGCTTGTCCAACGGCTTGCGCCTGATCGTCAAGGAAGACCACCGGGCGCCCACGGTGGCGCACCAGATCTGGTACCGCGTCGGCGGCGTCGACGAAGTCAGCGGCACCACGGGCGTCGCCCACATGCTCGAGCACATGATGTTCAAGGGCACGCCCAAGGTCGGCGTGGGCGAGTTCTCCAAGCAGGTCGCGGCGCTTGGCGGGCGCGAGAACGCCATGACCAACCGCGACTTCACCCTGTACTACCAGCAGATCAGCAAGCAGTACCTGCCGAGGATGATGGAGCTGGAGGCCGACCGCATGGTCAACCTCATCTTCAACCAGGGCGAGTTCGATCGCGAGATGAAGGTCGTGATGGAGGAGCGCCGCCTGCGCACCGACGACTCGGCGCGCGGCACGGTCTACGAGCAGCTGCTCGCTGCCGTCTATGTCGCCGCGCCCTACCGGCATCCGGTGATCGGCTGGATGGACGACCTCGTCAATATGCGCCTGGACGACGTCCAGGCCTGGTACCGCAGCTGGTACGTGCCCAACAATGCCATCGTGATCGTCACCGGCGACGTCAACCCGGCCGAAGTCCGGGCCATGGCCGAACGCTACTACGGCAAGCTCAAGCCGCGCACGCTGCCGCTGCGCAAGGAACAGGCCGATCCGCCGCAGATCGGCATCAAGCGCATCTGGGTCAAGGCCCCGGCCGAGAACCCGTACATGGTGATGGCCTACAAGGTGCCGCGCCTGCGCGACGTGGAAAAGGATGTCGATCCGTACGCGCTGGAAGTGCTGGCCGCCGTCCTCAACGGCTACGACAACGCGCGCCTGACACGCGAGCTGGTGCGCGAGCAGCGCCTGGCCGACGACGTCAACGTCGGCTACGACAGCATCAACCGGGGCAACTCCCTGTTCGTGCTCGACGGCACGCCGGCCGATGGCCATACCACCGAGCAGATCGAGGCGGCGCTGCGCGAGGAGATCCAGCGCATCGCCAGGAACGGCGTCTCGCCCGAGGAGCTCAAGCGCGTCAAGGCGCAGGTCGTGGCCAGCCAGATCTACAAGCGCGATTCCGTGTTTGGCCAGGGCATGGAAATCGGCGTGGCGGAGATCTCCGACATCTCGTGGCGCAATATTGACAGGGTTCTCGACAAGGTCAAGGAAGTCACCCCGGCCCAAGTGCAGGCCGTTGCCGCGAAGTACTTCACGGACGACAACCTGACCGTGGCCACGCTGTTGCCGCAGCCGATCGATCCGAACAAGCCCAAGGCCAAGGCCCCCGAAGGCCTGCGCCACTGAAGATCCACGCATGTATTTATCCAAGATGAGCGAGATGAGCGAGATGAGCGAGAAGACCATTGCTTCGCCGCGCGCGCTGCGCCGGCTGGCTGGCGCGGCCCTGGGCGCGCTGGTGCTCCTGGCCGCGCACGGCGCGCTGGCCGCTATTCCGATCGAACACTGGACTGCCTCAACCGGGGCGCAGGTGTTCTACGTGCACAGCCCGTCGATCCCGATGCTGGATATCAATGTCGACTTCGACGCCGGCAGCCGCTATGACCCTGCCGGCAAGGCCGGCCTGGCCACGCTCGCGGCGGCGCTGCTTGACAAGGGTGCGGCCGCGCGCAACGGCCAACCGGCGCGCGACGAGGCGCAGATTGCCGACGCCTTTGCCGACACCGGCGCCGTCTTCGGCGGCGCGGCTGGTGGTGACCGCGGCGGCATTGGCATGCGCACGCTGACCGCGCAGCCGGAGCTCGACCAGTCCGTGGCGCTGGCCATGCAGCTGGTGCAGGCGCCGACCTATCCGGACGCCGTAGTGGGCCGCGAGAAGCAGCGCCTGATCAGTGCCATCCGCGAAGCCGATGCCAAGCCAGGCGTGATCGCTGACAAGGCGCTGGCCAAGGCGATGTATCCGGGCCACCCGTACGGCGTGTCGGCCACGGCGGCCTCGGTGGAGTCGATCTCGCGCGATGACATCGTCAAGTTCTGGCGCGACAACTACGGCGCATCGCGCGCGGTGGTCACGCTGATCGGCGCGATCGACCGCAAGCAGGCCGAGGCGATTGCCGAGAAGCTGACCAGCGGACTGCCGCAGGGCAGCCCAGCCCCGACCATGCCGCAGGTACAGATGACGATCCCGGCCAGCGAGCAGCGGGTGCCGCACCCGGCCCAGCAGGCCGCGGTGGTGACCGGCCAGCCGTCCATGGCACGCGGCGACCCGGATTACTTTGCGCTGCTGGTGGGCAACTACGTGCTCGGCGGCGGTGGTTTCAGCTCGCGCCTGACGGATGAAGTGCGGGAGAAGCGCGGACTCACCTACGGCGTGGATAGCTACTTTGCGCCGTCCAAGCAGCCGGGGCCGTTCGGTATCAGCCTGCAGACCAAGAAGGAGCAGACCAGCGAGGCACTCGCGCTGGTGCGGCAGGTACTGGCCCGCTTCGTCGCCGAAGGCCCGACCGACGCGGAGCTCAAGGCCGCCAAGGACAACCTGGTCAACGGCTTTCCCCTGCGTATCGACAGCAACCGCAAGCTGCTGACCAATGTGGCCAATATCGGCTGGTACGGGCTGCCGCTCGACTACCTGGACACATGGACTGCTCAGGTCGGCAAGGTCACGCGTCAGCAGGTGAGGGCGGCATTCGGGCGCCACGTCCATCCAGACGCCATGGCTACGGTAATTGTCGGCGGCCCGGAATGAACTCGGGCCTTTTGGGGCCTGTCGCACCCGTTGTGCCCTGAACGGCACTGGCCGAACCGCCGACAGGCTCTACAATCACGGGATGAATTCGCGTTCCCGATCTCCATCGCCCGCCGCGAGCGGGCGATCGTCTTCTCCGGCGCCGCGCCAGGCGCCGTCCCAGGTCCGTATCATCGGTGGCCGCTGGAAGCGCACGCTGCTGCCGGTGCCCGACGCGCAGGGGCTGCGGCCCACGCCTGACCGCGTGCGTGAAACCCTGTTCAACTGGCTGGGGCAGGACTTGTCGGGGTTTGCATGCCTGGACATGTTCGCGGGTTCCGGCGCACTCGGCTTCGAGGCTGCCTCGCGCGGTGCCGAAGCCGTCACGCTGGTGGAGTTCAACCCGCGTGTCGCCAAGCAATTGCGAGACAACCAGTATCGGCTCGACGCCGCCCAGATGCGCGTGATGCAAGGTGATGCGTTCGCCATTGCCGCCCAGATGCCGGACGCCAGCTTTGACGTGATCTTCCTGGACCCGCCCTTCGCCGAAGACTGGCTGCGGCCGGCGCTGGAGCATGCCGCGCGGCTGTTGAGACCCGGCGGCGCCGTGTACGTGGAGACGGACCGATCGCTGACCGGCGCGGATGCACCGGTGCCGGCGTCGCTGGAAATCGTCCGCCAGGCGCGTGCCGGCGCGGTGCATTTTCACCTGCTGCGGCATCGCGGCGCTGACGGCGCCGAGGCCTGACACAGGCGCGCGTTGCGGTAGCCGGCGAAAGCACACGTTGACGACTTCCAATTCACGGAATTAGCGTTACACTACGCCGCTGTTATAACGCTCGCGACGCATCAACCACCCGGCGCGGCCGGTAGGCAGGGCGGTCCGGAAAAGGACCGGCAGCGGGCAGATCAAGGAGGAAGTATGGCCATCGCGGTCTACCCCGGTACGTTTGATCCCATGACCCGGGGGCACGAGGATCTGGTCCGCCGTGCGTCGAATATTTTTGACGAGCTGGTGGTTGGCGTGGCGCACAGCCCCAACAAGCGTCCGTTTTTCTCGCTCGAAGAGCGCATCAGCATTGCTCGTGAAGTGCTGGGCCACTACCCCAACGTGCGTGTCGAGGGCTTTGCCGGGCTGCTCAAGGATTTTGTCCGCAAGAACAACGCGCGCGTAATCGTGCGCGGCCTGCGCGCCGTGTCGGATTTCGAGTATGAGTTCCAGATGGCGGGCATGAACCGCTACCTGCTGCCGGACGTGGAAACCATGTTCCTGACGCCGTCGGACCAGTACCAGTTCATCTCCGGCACCTTCGTGCGCGAGATTGCCGTGCTGGGTGGCGATGTCAGCAAGTTCGTGTTCCCGTCGGTGGAGCGCTGGCTGCAAGAGAAAATCGGCAAACCGGAATAAAATAACGGTTTGAGACGCGTCGATCCGCGGCCAGTTCGGGCGCGGGCGCGTCAGCTGGAAGGAAACATCATGGCGCTACTGATCACCGACGACTGCATCAACTGCGACGTTTGTGAACCCGAGTGCCCGAACGAAGCCATTTCGATGGGGCCCGAGATCTATGAAATCGACCCCAACAAGTGCACGGAATGCGTCGGGCATTTCGACGAGCCGCAATGCCAGCAGGTTTGCCCCGTCGCCTGCATCCCCAAGGATCCGAACCGCGTCGAGACCCACGAAGTCCTGATGCAGCG
Encoded proteins:
- a CDS encoding CmpA/NrtA family ABC transporter substrate-binding protein yields the protein MPSRLRNAKPLPAAVDANLATADTAPASSGRRRALATIAGASVMTLVDPLVRSGAWAAGSDAPEKPEVRIGFIPLTDCASVVMAATLGLDKKYGIKITPTKEASWAGVRDKLVNGELDAAHVLYGLIYGVQLGIGGPKKDMAVLMNLNHNGQAITLSSKLAEKGAKDGASLKALMSKEKRDYTFAQTFPTGTHAMWLYYWLAANGINPMQDAKAITVPPPQMVANMRVGNMDGFCVGEPWGARAIADKIGFTVETTQAIWKDHPEKTLGTTAEFVQKYPNTARAMVAAILDASKFIDASASNRRKTAETIAAKSYVNTDMDIILDRMLGRYSNGLGKTWDDPDSMKFYQDGSANFPFLSDGMWFLTQHKRWGLLKTHPDYLAVAKQVNRIDVYKQAAAAAQVPLPKSDFRTAKLIDGVVWDAAKDPKAYADGFKIKA
- a CDS encoding ANTAR domain-containing protein codes for the protein MTRRHPPPSPSQSSQPPRGSAAGTRTLRILLVRDPHDADPLNVETIRGGLISTGFTDIQTVDADLRLPDVIAASQPDLIIIASESAARDTVEHVCVSTQHAPRPIVLFTDNDDAQRIKAALSAGITAYIVDGLRAERVKTVLDVAYARFELDQQLRAELDATRLKLVERKVVERAKGLLMQARGISEDEAYKRLRSMAMERGLKLVDAAQRVIDVMG
- a CDS encoding fumarylacetoacetate hydrolase family protein, giving the protein MTEFVFAPPAPVGVPVRGSNASFPVRRVYCVGRNYAAHAREMGSDPDREPPFFFCKPSDAVSYVADGTEGTFPYPPGTSNVHYEVEMVVAIGKGGKDIPVEQAASHVFGYAVGLDMTRRDLQNESKKTGRPWETGKAFDHSAPIGPIVPVSAVGHPEKGEVTLSVNGVEKQRGDLADLIWSVPEMVSYLSKLFELQPGDVIFSGTPEGVGPVVKGDVMQCHVGGVGDLTIKVV
- the maiA gene encoding maleylacetoacetate isomerase gives rise to the protein MKLYSYFRSSASYRVRIALELKGLPYDYVPVHLLKDGGQQLLPEFRAVNPDGLVPALVLDDGQVLQQSVAMIEYLDEVHPEPKLLPGNALDRAYVRGLALEVACEIHPLNNLRVLKYIKRTLGVADEAKDAWYRHWIELGFASVEANLERQGKAGRFCFGDTPTLADLCLVPQVFNAQRFNIDVSRYPTIARIQQACMELPAFQKAQPKEQPDAE
- the ftsY gene encoding signal recognition particle-docking protein FtsY — protein: MFSFWKKRKAEPAPAPAEPPAAAPAPTPAPTPAPSPKADPAQSLAPAPAAVVTAAPAALEDLELTPAPAQTAEARRGWMQRLRTGLSKTSRNISTLFVGMKVDEALFEELETALLMADAGVEATEYLLGELRKRVRNERIETAEGVKAALRDLLIQLLRPLEKTMALGREQPLVMMIAGVNGAGKTTSIGKLCKHFQHYGQSVLLAAGDTFRAAAREQLTIWGERNNVTVVAQESGDPAAVIFDAVNAARARGIDIVMADTAGRLPTQLHLMEELKKVKRVISKAMPTAPHEVLLVIDANTGQNALAQTRAFDDALGLTGLIVTKLDGTAKGGILAAIARQRPVPVYFIGVGEKVEDLQPFKAEEFADALLG
- a CDS encoding pitrilysin family protein translates to MDHCTVVTGTGGARPEPFATHAGGRASLLRLARRALPVLLLAAMPWSASAEAERTVASPMPSGQTAPVGATAQGTTEYRLSNGLRLIVKEDHRAPTVAHQIWYRVGGVDEVSGTTGVAHMLEHMMFKGTPKVGVGEFSKQVAALGGRENAMTNRDFTLYYQQISKQYLPRMMELEADRMVNLIFNQGEFDREMKVVMEERRLRTDDSARGTVYEQLLAAVYVAAPYRHPVIGWMDDLVNMRLDDVQAWYRSWYVPNNAIVIVTGDVNPAEVRAMAERYYGKLKPRTLPLRKEQADPPQIGIKRIWVKAPAENPYMVMAYKVPRLRDVEKDVDPYALEVLAAVLNGYDNARLTRELVREQRLADDVNVGYDSINRGNSLFVLDGTPADGHTTEQIEAALREEIQRIARNGVSPEELKRVKAQVVASQIYKRDSVFGQGMEIGVAEISDISWRNIDRVLDKVKEVTPAQVQAVAAKYFTDDNLTVATLLPQPIDPNKPKAKAPEGLRH
- a CDS encoding pitrilysin family protein: MSEKTIASPRALRRLAGAALGALVLLAAHGALAAIPIEHWTASTGAQVFYVHSPSIPMLDINVDFDAGSRYDPAGKAGLATLAAALLDKGAAARNGQPARDEAQIADAFADTGAVFGGAAGGDRGGIGMRTLTAQPELDQSVALAMQLVQAPTYPDAVVGREKQRLISAIREADAKPGVIADKALAKAMYPGHPYGVSATAASVESISRDDIVKFWRDNYGASRAVVTLIGAIDRKQAEAIAEKLTSGLPQGSPAPTMPQVQMTIPASEQRVPHPAQQAAVVTGQPSMARGDPDYFALLVGNYVLGGGGFSSRLTDEVREKRGLTYGVDSYFAPSKQPGPFGISLQTKKEQTSEALALVRQVLARFVAEGPTDAELKAAKDNLVNGFPLRIDSNRKLLTNVANIGWYGLPLDYLDTWTAQVGKVTRQQVRAAFGRHVHPDAMATVIVGGPE
- the rsmD gene encoding 16S rRNA (guanine(966)-N(2))-methyltransferase RsmD, with product MNSRSRSPSPAASGRSSSPAPRQAPSQVRIIGGRWKRTLLPVPDAQGLRPTPDRVRETLFNWLGQDLSGFACLDMFAGSGALGFEAASRGAEAVTLVEFNPRVAKQLRDNQYRLDAAQMRVMQGDAFAIAAQMPDASFDVIFLDPPFAEDWLRPALEHAARLLRPGGAVYVETDRSLTGADAPVPASLEIVRQARAGAVHFHLLRHRGADGAEA
- the coaD gene encoding pantetheine-phosphate adenylyltransferase — encoded protein: MAIAVYPGTFDPMTRGHEDLVRRASNIFDELVVGVAHSPNKRPFFSLEERISIAREVLGHYPNVRVEGFAGLLKDFVRKNNARVIVRGLRAVSDFEYEFQMAGMNRYLLPDVETMFLTPSDQYQFISGTFVREIAVLGGDVSKFVFPSVERWLQEKIGKPE
- a CDS encoding YfhL family 4Fe-4S dicluster ferredoxin → MALLITDDCINCDVCEPECPNEAISMGPEIYEIDPNKCTECVGHFDEPQCQQVCPVACIPKDPNRVETHEVLMQRYRLLTAAKHAA